From a single Pseudopipra pipra isolate bDixPip1 chromosome 15, bDixPip1.hap1, whole genome shotgun sequence genomic region:
- the CXXC5 gene encoding CXXC-type zinc finger protein 5, protein MSNSGSHQDTGNKPETEKNNQDDSQPPVNSERRNKSGIISEPLNKSLKKSRPLSHYSTFGSSSSVSEHSEKGNPLANGNDAIVDKSHSTSKHKNISSMLSKLDRMSELSSEGQTALQQFAQSTEMLKRVVQEHLPLAGEHGTGISDMEAVSAAETMNGPSDFPYLGAFPINPGLFIMTPAGVFLAESALHMAGLAEYPMQNELASAINSGKKKRKRCGMCPPCRRRINCEQCSSCRNRKTGHQICKFRKCEELKKKPSAALEKVMLPTGAAFRWFQ, encoded by the exons ATGTCAAATTCGGGCTCCCACCAAGACACTGGGAACAAGCCAGAGACGGAAAAAAATAACCAGGATGACTCTCAACCCCCCGTCAACTCCGAGAGGAGGAACAAAAGTGGAATAATAAGTGAACCTTTGAACAAAAGTCTTAAGAAGTCCCGTCCGCTCTCCCACTATTCCACCTTTGGTAGCAGCAGCTCGGTAAGCGAACATTCAGAGAAAGGCAACCCCTTAGCTAATGGCAACGATGCGATTGTGGATAAAAGTCATTCTACCTCAAAGCACAAAAACATCTCTAGTATGCTGAGCAAATTAGACCGGATGTCGGAGCTCTCCTCAGAAGGACAGACCGCCCTCCAACAGTTTGCTCAGTCGACAGAAATGCTCAAAAGAGTGGTACAGGAGCATCTTCCTCTAGCAGGCGAGCACGGGACTGGTATCTCTGACATGGAGGCAGTCTCAGCTGCAGAGACAATGAACGGCCCCTCTGATTTTCCTTACCTGGGGGCTTTTCCCATCAACCCAGGCCTTTTCATTATGACCCCTGCCGGCGTGTTTCTGGCAGAGAGCGCGCTCCATATGGCTGGCTTGGCAGAGTATCCCATGCAGAATGAGTTGGCATCTGCCATCAATTCGGGGAAAAAGAAACGGAAAAGATGCGGCATGTGCCCGCCCTGCCGAAGACGGATAAACTGCGAGCAGTGCAGCAGTTGTAGGAATCGCAAAACTGGCCACCAGATTTGCAAATTCCGAAAATGTGAAGAACTCAAAAAGAAGCCTTCTGCAGCACTGGAG aaGGTGATGCTTCCTACAGGAGCCGCGTTCAGATGGTTCCAGTAG